In Mercurialis annua linkage group LG5, ddMerAnnu1.2, whole genome shotgun sequence, a single genomic region encodes these proteins:
- the LOC126680147 gene encoding serine/threonine-protein kinase-like protein CCR1 has product MACIDYTKCPKPSTSPLNTGIIVGACVLAVLFLVVYYLCYRSRIVVRSKEQLKACTGTLELEENSSSDEQPPTYSPPRFFRTSELKDAAMGLNRIGRGSYGFVCRMCLPDGRIVAVKRASAATIFNTGRVAFETNLRVLSQARDRNIVNLLGYCLEFGQRLLVYEYMSHGSLYNHLHIERSHLDWELRMRMALQAAKGLDYLHRKCEIPIVHGNVKSSNILLDADWRAKVADFGLINSSDKKSDVFNFGIILLEIISRRKAFDTDYTPPSINEWAIPLIRKGDGVAVIDQDGILLPKNLQPILQFIHVANLALTDDPNNRPEMSEVVSLLAQIVKDQVQSIVSM; this is encoded by the coding sequence ATGGCATGCATAGATTATACTAAGTGCCCAAAACCATCGACAAGCCCGTTAAACACAGGCATCATAGTCGGAGCTTGTGTTTTAGCGGTTTTATTTCTTGTAGTCTACTATCTTTGTTATCGGTCCCGAATTGTAGTCCGCTCAAAAGAGCAATTGAAAGCCTGCACCGGAACACTTGAACTGGAAGAAAACTCTTCTTCAGATGAGCAGCCTCCGACTTATTCTCCTCCTCGATTTTTCCGAACGTCGGAGCTAAAAGATGCTGCCATGGGGTTGAATAGGATAGGAAGAGGAAGCTACGGCTTTGTTTGTAGGATGTGCTTGCCTGATGGGAGAATCGTCGCAGTCAAACGTGCAAGTGCGGCGACAATATTCAATACCGGCAGGGTTGCTTTTGAAACGAACTTGAGAGTGCTTTCCCAAGCCAGAGACCGGAATATTGTGAACCTATTGGGCTACTGCTTGGAGTTTGGTCAAAGACTGCTCGTTTACGAGTACATGTCGCATGGCTCTCTTTACAATCACCTACATATTGAACGGTCCCATCTGGATTGGGAACTCCGGATGAGAATGGCATTGCAGGCGGCGAAGGGACTGGACTATCTTCACAGGAAATGTGAAATACCGATAGTCCATGGCAACGTCAAGAGCTCTAACATTTTGTTAGATGCAGATTGGAGGGCAAAAGTTGCGGATTTCGGGTTGATTAATTCGTCAGATAAGAAATCCGACGTATTTAATTTCGGAATCATTCTCCTGGAGATTATAAGTCGTAGAAAAGCTTTTGATACAGATTATACTCCGCCAAGTATAAATGAGTGGGCAATTCCGTTAATAAGAAAAGGTGATGGAGTTGCTGTTATCGATCAAGATGGAATTCTTCTTCCCAAGAATCTTCAACCCATTCTGCAATTCATTCATGTTGCAAATTTGGCTCTCACAGATGATCCTAACAACCGTCCTGAGATGTCCGAGGTAGTCTCTTTGTTGGCTCAAATTGTGAAGGATCAAGTGCAATCAATTGTAAGCATGTAG
- the LOC126682703 gene encoding polyol transporter 5, producing MAPTICVRAANTFQRTYVIRCVMALSVGFFVIGFDQSMMDLNNYYIKHKFDIMKIKFRVLLLITNLSSIPGSILSCLLANSRGRKYPVFVAGIFYLVGVAIMLFTNLLTVMIISRVAVGISLGIIYTIIPVYIAELSVSRIRGFLCCFPEVFFNVGSLICYVYFAALQNYSQALKWKIFVVTNGISAVLLIVVLLRIPESPWWLITQGRIKDTIEVLLRCEGSATNANLRLNEMRTNLGILQDDNGENLTETLRYYNIKKRVDWKKLFQGKPVLKVFISVIGLNFFQQAFAMDLMLSKFFLDNQNDKGTNTSIGHFYALSLLSAKTITLLLPMILLDKWGRRPLLLISMGVMSIVAGVYGASSLTFWNNPADELLRAIVLVLAVAFVCSYSSGLGPITWIYSSEVSLSGVRVEGMSFGIITNIFTYVIIHFGIHQTIATILPYGGVMLVYAAILALGTLFCFKMIKETRGEFLEGQLYS from the exons ATGGCCCCTACTATTTGTGTCCGTGCGGCCAATACTTTTCAACGAACATATGTTATTCGTTGTGTAATGGCTCTCTCAGTGGGATTTTTCGTTATTGGATTTG ATCAATCAATGATGGACCTTAATAATTATTACATTAAACATAAATTCGATATTATGAAAATTAAGTTCCgtgtattattattaattacgaATTTATCTTCTATTCCCGGCTCGATACTCTCATGCTTACTTGCAAATTCAAGGGGCAGAAAATATCCAGTTTTTGTTGCTggtatattttatttagtagGAGTAGCTATTATgttatttacaaatttattaacAGTTATGATAATAAGCCGGGTTGCTGTGGGCATTTCGTTGGGCATCATATATACAATTATTCCGGTATATATAGCCGAATTATCTGTCTCTCGTATTCGCGGCTTCCTCTGCTGCTTCCCCGAG GTATTTTTCAATGTGGGCAGTTTAATTTGCTACGTATATTTTGCAGCATTGCAAAATTATTCCCAAGCTTTGAAATGGAAGATTTTTGTAGTAACCAATGGTATATCAGCTGTATTGTTGATAGTGGTTTTGTTGAGGATTCCTGAATCACCGTGGTGGTTAATAACACAAGGGCGGATTAAAGATACGATTGAAGTACTATTGAGATGCGAAGGTAGTGCAACAAATGCTAATCTAAGGCTGAATGAGATGAGAACCAATCTCGGAATTTTACAAGATGACAATGGGGAGAATCTTACTGAGACTCTAAGGTACTACAATATCAAAAAAAGAGTAGACTGGAAGAAATTATTTCAGGGAAAACCGGTGTTAAAGGTTTTTATATCGGTCATTGGTTTAAACTTCTTCCAGCAAGCATTTGCAATGGACCTTATGTTGTCTAAGTTTTTTCTTGATAATCAGAATGACAAAGGAACAAACACTTCCATCGGACATTTTTATGCTTTGAGTCTATTGTCTGCTAAGACAATTACCTTGTTGTTGCCGATGATCTTGTTGGATAAGTGGGGTCGACGCCCTTTGTTGTTAATCAGCATGGGAGTCATGAGTATCGTCGCAGGAGTATACGGAGCGTCAAGTTTGACATTTTGGAATAATCCTGCTGATGAGCTCCTACGTGCTATAGTATTGGTTCTGGCTGTGGCTTTTGTCTGCTCCTACTCTTCAGGGCTAGGACCCATCACATGGATATATAGCTCGGAGGTATCCTTGAGTGGAGTCCGAGTTGAAGGAATGAGTTTCGGAATAATAACTAATATATTCACATATGTTATTATTCATTTCGGTATACATCAAACAATAGCCACCATTTTGCCCTATGGTGGAGTAATGTTGGTATATGCAGCCATTCTTGCACTGGGAACTCTATTTTGCTTCAAAATGATTAAGGAAACCCGCGGTGAATTTCTTGAAGGGCAACTgtattcataa